Genomic window (candidate division WOR-3 bacterium):
ATTCGTAATATATATATAATCTTAGCACAATCTTTTTAAGAAAGGAGCATCAAGAGATGGCGCATAGAATAGACGATTATGCAAAGATTGTTGATGGAGAGGTAATGTATGAAATATTCAAGTTCGCCCGACAGCTTTGCGGCAGGAAGATTGTGCACATCAACTCGACATATTACGGCGGCGGTGTTGCTGAAATGCTGAGCGCCCTGGTTCCGTTGATGAACGACACGGGTGCTGAAACAGGCTGGCGACATCTGCGCGGCTCTCCGGATTTCTTCAATATCACCAAAAAATTCCACAACGCCCTCCAGGGCGACACCATCCATCTCACTGAGATGAAAAAGAAACTCTACCTAGAGGCGAATCAGGACTTCTCCACTTATAATCACATAGACCACGACTGTGTAATCGTCCATGACCCTCAACCCCTGCCCCTTATCAAATTCTACAAAAAAAGACAGCCCTGGATATGGCGGGTTCATGTAGACCTCTCCCACCCCAATCTGAAACTCTGGAATTTTCTGAAAAATTACGTGTTGAGATATGATATGGTCATTATTTCCCATAAGAAGTACCGAAGGAAGGATCTGCCGGTCGAACAGAGAGTCATTCATCCGGCGATCGACCCCCTTTCGTCGAAGAACATCGAAATCAGTGAAAAGGTGATCGAAAAAACCCTGAAGAAGTTCAAGGTCCCAACTGACAAACCTATTCTCTGTCAGATATCCCGTTTCGACAAATGGAAAGACCCAGAAGGAGTCGTTGATGTTTTCAGACTTGTAAAAGAAAAGGTAGACTGCCGGTTAGTGCTCTGCGGCAGTGCCGCCACCGACGATCCGGAAAGCAGCCAGACCTATGAAAGGGTGAGGAAAAAAGCAAGCAACCATACAAAAAACAACGATATAATTTTGATAACCTCGTTGAATAATATCCTCGTAAACGCCCTGCAGCGGAAATCAGCCGTGATAATCCAGAAGTCATTACGAGAAGGGTTCGGCTTGACAGTGACCGAAGGACTCTGGAAGGAAAAACCGGTTGTTGCAGCAAAGGTCGGCGGTATACCGCTCCAGATAAAAAACGGAGAAAACGGGTTTCTCGTTCCGCCCAGAAATACAAAACAGTTTGCAGCGGCTGTTCTGGAGATACTCAAATCCCCGAAACTGGCGAAAAAACTCGGAAAAAAAGGCAGGGTTGTCGTAAAAAATAATTTTCTTATCACACGTCTGCTACTGGACTACCTTAAATTGGTGAATGAAATATTGAAGCGCTATTAAATCGGCTGTATGAGGATTCTCGGAATCACGGATATCCACGGCAGAAAAAATTTCAGCGCCGATATACTCAAAATCATCGGTGAAGTCGACTTGCTTCTGATCGCCGGAGACATAACGAACTTCGGAGGCGCCGACGATGCAGCTGAAATCATCGACGAATTCAAACAGCTGAATGAAAAAATCCTCGCAGTACCCGGCAACTGCGATACAACCGGAGTCAACCAGAAACTCATTGACAGCGGTGTCAATCTGCACGGCGAAACGAAGAAGAACAATGACATCGTATTCTTCGGAATCGGCGGCTGCAGCAGAACTCCATTCAATACACCCCAGGAATACAGCGAATCAGATATAGAAAAACTCCTCCAAAACTTTCAGAAAGAAAAGGATGCTGCTTTTCACATTATGGTCACCCATTCACCGCCGGCAAAGACAAGGGTCGACAGGACCTTCACCGGTTTCCATGTCGGAAGCAATTCAATCCGAAAGTTCATCGAAAAATACCAACCTGATCTTGTGCTGTGTGGACATATCCACGAAGCCGTGGGTGTCGACAAAATCGGGAAAACAATAATCATCAATCCCGGCCCGTTTCCAAAACATTATGTATTAATAGATATAACGGAAAAAATCAGTTATAAACTCTATTGAGAAGAAAGAAGCAGGTCCCTGCCGATCCGATAGGCGATATTCTCCAGCAGTTTCGGTGCATCACTGATCGCCTTCTTCACGCTCCTTGAAGTCTTTATCAGACTGTACTGTTCAAGCACATGATACCTTTTTAAAATCTTGACGTCGCTTGCAATTCTGCCGGCGATGAGTATCACCGGTTTTCTGTAAATATACGCCATGTCAATTACATTTTTCAGGGTCTTTCCGTAGAATGTTTCCTGGTCGACTCTTCCTTCACCAGTAATTATCAAATCGCTGGTCTTTATTTCGTCTTCCAACCTGACTATTTCCTGAACAAGACCGAAACCCGATAATATCTGGGCGTTTAAAAGTGCGGCAAAGGCGCCGCCGATTCCGCCGGCGGCGCCGGAACCGGGAATCTTGTCCAGGTTGATATCGAATTGTTTGGCAATAACCCTTTTGAAATTTCTGAGTGCTTTGAGAATCAATGGCATATCCTTCCGCTTAGCGCCTTTCTGTTTTGCATACACCAACGCACCGTATCTTCCGGTCAAAATATTCTTTACATCCGAAGCAACGGTTATCTTTGTCCGCCTTACCTGTCTGGTGATGGCTGACGTCTCTATCTTCTTTAAATCGAGGAGCCCTCGACAATTATGTGAAATCTCCTGATCCTGTGCATCAAGGAATTTGACACCCAGTATGGACAAAGCACCCACCCCGCAATCAATCGTGGCACTGTCACCGATACCCAGAATGATTTTGTAATATCCCCGTTCGATCGCATCTCTGACCAATTCTCCCACACCTGCGGTCGTGGTATTAAGCGGCGTCCGTTTCTGATTCGGAACCAATCTCAAACCTGCGGCTTCAGCAAGTTCGATAACCGCAACGCCCTGTTCCTTTATTACTCCGTAACTCGCCGTGACCTTATCATCCAATGGACCTGAAACTTTCTTCTGGATAAACTCTCCGTCAAAAGCCTTGGTGATTATCTGGGCAGTACCTGTACCTCCGTCGGCGAGCGGCAGTTCCATAATCTTGAAGCGGCGCGACGCCTTCTTCAATCCCCGGGCAATACAACGGGCGACTTCGATCGAGGTCAATGATTCCTTGAAACTATTGGGGGCGATAAGAATCTTCATTCAAATACTTCTGGATTGAGAATTTGCGGCGGCTTTTTATGATTAACGAGAAATGCAACCAGATTTTCAACCGCCATCTCAGCCATCCTGGTTCTCGTTTCAACCGAGGCAGAACCGATATGGGGAAGCAGCACGACATTCGGCAGTTGCAGCAACTCTTCTTCTACTGCGGGCTCCTGTTCATAAACATCTAAACCACATCCAGTAATAAGTTTATTGCGTAACGCCCTGACCAGCGCCTTCTCATCAACCACCGGTCCTCGTGAAGTATTAATCAGATATGCGCTCTTTTTCATCAAGGAAAATTCCTCTTCACCGATCAGATGGTGGGTGCTGTCTGTCAACGGTGTATGAATAGTAATAAAATCAGCCTCTTTAAGAAGTTCATTCAAGGGTCTGTATTCTGCTGAATATGCTCTTTCGGTCTCAGGGCTCAAACGCTGCGGTTCATAATAGATGATTCTCATAGCAAAACCCCGCGCCCTTTTCGCCACTGCCTTTCCAATTCGCCCCAGTCCGATGATCCCCAGTGTCTTTTTATATACATCGGTTCCCAGAAACAACATCGGAGACCAACCTTTAAACTCTCCTCTTCGTAAAAATCCGTCTGCTTCAACAACTCTTCTCGCCACGGCCAGGAGCAATGCGAACACAAGATCCGCGGTCGTTTCGGTCAAAACCCCCGGTGTATTGGTCACCGCGATCTTTCTCTCGGTCGCCGCCTTGAGGTCTATATTATTATAGCCGACCGCATAATTGGCGATGATTTTCAGCCGTTCGCCGGCATCCATAACTTCGGTATCTATCCTGTCGATGAGCAGACAGAGAAGTCCGTCTTTGTCCTTTATCTTTTCGACAAGTTCCTTTCTCGACATAACTTCATCTTTCTGATTTATCTCGACGATTATGTATTTTCTGAGGCGGTCTATTGCAGACGTCGGTAAATTCCGTGTAATCAGTACTTTCGGTTTCATCATTTTTAAAAACTGTCTCTTAAAAAACTAATCTTTTCTTTCGATCTTAAAAACCACCGGGTTTTTGTGATCAGGACATGCGATATAGGCTTCCCCTTTTTCTTCCCAGGGAAGATCACCGCCGAACTGCAGCACGCGCAGATAAGGATAGAATGCGTGCCAGGCAGCAGGGCAGATATCAGGCAACTTACCTTCATAGGTGTATTGCTGCCCCTGTTTATGACCTGCATCACAAACTCCTGTTTGCTCGACCACGGTGATGATTATTTTATGTCCCAACACAGATCCTCCTTTTCATCAAATCACTAAATCCCTTTGTGGATTATTCTACTCGGTGCCCGCCCCTTTCTGCATGTACTTCATCATCTCCTGCATGTCCGGCATCTCGACCTTGTCCGGGTCGAAAAGTTCGTCGGAAAGACCGGTGTTGACCTCGGCGGATTTAACGAGCATCGAAGCCTGATGTTCGCCTTCCATATAGATATCAATTCGATATGGAAAAGCGAATCCACTCAATTCTTTATAATCGGAAAAACGAATGACACCGCTTTTGTCTTTATCCTTGAATTCAGCCTTTATAACTGCAAAATCCTCTTTGGTTATCCATATCCTGGAATAAGGGGTTTTTTCGACATCAAGTTTTACAATGTAGCAATCCTGATCATCGATCTTCTCAGAACCGACCAATTCTCCGTTCTCAGACAACCAGGTCCACCAATCTTCCTGACGTTTATAACCTCTGGCCTGGTCAGCGGGTAATTTCTTCTTTCCCATGAACGGTGATATCATCCAGGTATCTTCACCGTCATAAATAACTATCGTCTTTATCGCGGGCATACCTTGCGGCATATTCGGCATCTCCATCACCATTTCGTTTCTGAACTTTATACCTTTTTTATAGGTTTTGGAATCAGAGGTTATCTCACCCTCTGGAGTGTCGAGTCTGTTCTCTCTGATTATCATGATGTCCTTAATCTTATCCTGATAGCCCGCATACTTGTCCTTGATACCTTTTAATATCGTCTGCCAGTCACCAGCATACACACTGCCGGATACAATAAGGAGTGTAAAAAATACACTCAACAGGATTTTATTCTTTGACATATTACCTCCTTAATCAGAATGCAAAGATGTCAGAAGTTTTCCAGAAAATACACTGTTATTTTATTTAATTTGACCTCTGTGTCAAGCTTGATAATCCTGGAAGCCCTCCTGATTCCTTTTTAATTCTTATCTTTACTCAAACGATTACTTCAACACAATTATCTTTTCGGTCTTTTTATACTCTTCAGCTTCAAACCTCAAAAAATACACGCCGGCACACAGCTCTTTTGTCGGAATGATTAAGTTATTCATCCCTGAAACCGACTGAATTACGGGAGTATAATAAATGTTGTGTATGAGACTCTTGAAAAGAAGGGAAAAAGAGGTAAGAATAAGATAAGTAAGAAAAGGGAAAAGAAAGGAGAAAAAGATGAAAAAGAAGGACAAAAATCCAATGGAACAGATAGCGAAGCAGGCGATCAAGGAAAAGGTGACTGAGGTCTTAGGAGATTCTGATAATCTGCGGGATTTTATTGACAAAAGCCTTAAGGAGCTTTTAGAAGCGATGGTCAATGATCTAATACGCACTGAACGGGGATTATTTACTCAGAAAAACGGTGATGTCAGCAATGGCTTCTATTCCCGAGGATTACAAACTTCAATGGGAAAGTTAACCCTTAAGGTACCTCGCACCAGAGTCTATAATTTCCGACCCTCGCTTTTACCAGAACCTTACAAACGAACCGAGGAAAGTTATGACCAACTGCTGGCAGCTTTAATCCAGAATGGTTATTCACCTAATAACCTGAGAAATATCTTATCCTGTTTAAATCTAAACTATTCACCAAAAGAGATCGAAAATATCACCCAACAACTAAAAAATCGCTATTACGACTTTATTCAAAAAGAACTGCCCCAGGATGTCTTCGCCCTATAATATATTGATGCCTACCGTACCGAGATGAAAGATAAAGAAAAAGGCAAAGTCAGAACCATTACCATTTACACCATCATCGGCGTCACGCTAAATTGGAAGAAAACCCTCGTCGGTTTTTATCTTGAGTCTGGGAGCGAGAAAAAACAAGCCTGGTTAAGGATTTTCAATGACCTTATTAGTCGGGGACTCCAGCGGGTCTCGTTGATTATCTCCGATGATTTCCCCGGCCTTAAAGAGGTAATTAAAGAACTCTTTCCCCAAACTGACCACCAACTCTGTCTGACACACTTCAAACGGAATATCACCCGCAATATGTCTCAAGAAGATAGCAAAACCTTCAAAGATCGCTTCAGTCAGTTAAAACTTACTGATTCCTTTGAAACTGCCCTGCCCAAATTTGAACATTTAATCCTCAATTACCAAAA
Coding sequences:
- a CDS encoding glycosyltransferase, which encodes MAHRIDDYAKIVDGEVMYEIFKFARQLCGRKIVHINSTYYGGGVAEMLSALVPLMNDTGAETGWRHLRGSPDFFNITKKFHNALQGDTIHLTEMKKKLYLEANQDFSTYNHIDHDCVIVHDPQPLPLIKFYKKRQPWIWRVHVDLSHPNLKLWNFLKNYVLRYDMVIISHKKYRRKDLPVEQRVIHPAIDPLSSKNIEISEKVIEKTLKKFKVPTDKPILCQISRFDKWKDPEGVVDVFRLVKEKVDCRLVLCGSAATDDPESSQTYERVRKKASNHTKNNDIILITSLNNILVNALQRKSAVIIQKSLREGFGLTVTEGLWKEKPVVAAKVGGIPLQIKNGENGFLVPPRNTKQFAAAVLEILKSPKLAKKLGKKGRVVVKNNFLITRLLLDYLKLVNEILKRY
- a CDS encoding glycerate kinase; this encodes MKILIAPNSFKESLTSIEVARCIARGLKKASRRFKIMELPLADGGTGTAQIITKAFDGEFIQKKVSGPLDDKVTASYGVIKEQGVAVIELAEAAGLRLVPNQKRTPLNTTTAGVGELVRDAIERGYYKIILGIGDSATIDCGVGALSILGVKFLDAQDQEISHNCRGLLDLKKIETSAITRQVRRTKITVASDVKNILTGRYGALVYAKQKGAKRKDMPLILKALRNFKRVIAKQFDINLDKIPGSGAAGGIGGAFAALLNAQILSGFGLVQEIVRLEDEIKTSDLIITGEGRVDQETFYGKTLKNVIDMAYIYRKPVILIAGRIASDVKILKRYHVLEQYSLIKTSRSVKKAISDAPKLLENIAYRIGRDLLLSSQ
- a CDS encoding YfcE family phosphodiesterase; protein product: MRILGITDIHGRKNFSADILKIIGEVDLLLIAGDITNFGGADDAAEIIDEFKQLNEKILAVPGNCDTTGVNQKLIDSGVNLHGETKKNNDIVFFGIGGCSRTPFNTPQEYSESDIEKLLQNFQKEKDAAFHIMVTHSPPAKTRVDRTFTGFHVGSNSIRKFIEKYQPDLVLCGHIHEAVGVDKIGKTIIINPGPFPKHYVLIDITEKISYKLY
- a CDS encoding outer membrane lipoprotein-sorting protein, which gives rise to MSKNKILLSVFFTLLIVSGSVYAGDWQTILKGIKDKYAGYQDKIKDIMIIRENRLDTPEGEITSDSKTYKKGIKFRNEMVMEMPNMPQGMPAIKTIVIYDGEDTWMISPFMGKKKLPADQARGYKRQEDWWTWLSENGELVGSEKIDDQDCYIVKLDVEKTPYSRIWITKEDFAVIKAEFKDKDKSGVIRFSDYKELSGFAFPYRIDIYMEGEHQASMLVKSAEVNTGLSDELFDPDKVEMPDMQEMMKYMQKGAGTE
- a CDS encoding TIGR04076 family protein; translated protein: MLGHKIIITVVEQTGVCDAGHKQGQQYTYEGKLPDICPAAWHAFYPYLRVLQFGGDLPWEEKGEAYIACPDHKNPVVFKIERKD
- a CDS encoding D-glycerate dehydrogenase translates to MMKPKVLITRNLPTSAIDRLRKYIIVEINQKDEVMSRKELVEKIKDKDGLLCLLIDRIDTEVMDAGERLKIIANYAVGYNNIDLKAATERKIAVTNTPGVLTETTADLVFALLLAVARRVVEADGFLRRGEFKGWSPMLFLGTDVYKKTLGIIGLGRIGKAVAKRARGFAMRIIYYEPQRLSPETERAYSAEYRPLNELLKEADFITIHTPLTDSTHHLIGEEEFSLMKKSAYLINTSRGPVVDEKALVRALRNKLITGCGLDVYEQEPAVEEELLQLPNVVLLPHIGSASVETRTRMAEMAVENLVAFLVNHKKPPQILNPEVFE